CGGTGTGGCTAAGATTGTTTTCAACTCGTCGATAGTGTTGACCAGTACTGTTGGCCCTTGTAAAAACGATGCTGACTGTGTGTTATTATCACGGGTCGGTTGCAGTAAGTCTTTCTCTAAGTTTAAAAGCGTCGTATAGCGTTGCTGCAACTTGGCAATAGAAAGGGCTAATTTGTGCCTGGCCCCTTTCGTCACGCCTTGTTCTGCTAATTGCTCTTCTGTCAGTTGAAGCATTTCCTCGTAACTGAGTGTAACAAACAGATAGCTATACTTATGAAGACGCAAGGTTTTCAGCCATGCTGGAACATCTATAAACGTAACACAACACCTTATATAGATTCATCCTACCAATAAATTCTGGATTTGTAAAACTGTAATAaatagagctgtacgagtacttgactattttgaaatccgaaccaatccgggactcggtttccaagccgagccgggtacccgaaagaaccgagcggctcggatggaaccaagtacttgaatttttttcaaacggcccgaaagaaaccgggcggcttggaaattAAGCGAGCGGGCCGTAAGAAACCGGATGGCTTgaaaagaaacgagcggtccgACTGAGGTTCGAACAGAttgaaaactatttgtccgatttatTTCAAACTTGGCACACATAttattaatggtattatctaaaatgtagcatatcatttttttatgcgataacacattcgtatataataaatgttttaagtttgccTTGTTAGGTTatcgcataaaaaaaatgatgtgCTACATTTTAGAAAATACCATTAATAAcatgtgtaccaagtttgaaataaatcggacaaatagttttcgatCTGCTCGAACTTCATTcggaccgctcgtttcttttcAAAAGCCACCCGATTTCTTACGGCCCGctcgcttactttccaagccgcccgatttctttcgagccgctcggaaaaattcaatccgaccggtttctttcgggccgcttggaaaaattcagtccgcccggtttctttcgggccgcttggaaaaattcaatccgccaGGTTTCTTTCGGGCTGTTTGGAAAAATTCAACTAATTGGTTcaatccgagccgctcggttctttcgggtacccaggctcggcttgctttttccgggtacttggaCAGCTCTAGTAATAAACCGTTAATGCACACCTCTCATACCGCTAGCTAGCGATCGGTTAGAAGCTTCGTCTAAACGCCCTTCGCTACCGCTACTTGCGCAAGAGCTTTGAGGGCTCAACGGGCCTAATCCAATGAGATTGCCTGTACAGAAATTAACAATTACTCAAAACAAAGTAACGGTGTAATTGATATTAGATTTCCTTTCTTATGTTGTAACACTAACTCGTATGATCTCCAGAGACACTAAAACTCCGTGACTTGTGTCTAGTCGTGCAGTTCGCGTTATTACTGCGGTCGACAACTTCCAGATGATGAGAAGCAGCAACAGGCGGTGTTAAACTATTTGATCGGCGTTGGCGCGTCAAAGGCGGCGGAAATTGCAAATTGAAGGCAGTACCTGGTTGCGTGCCAAACAAATTTGTTTGCTCATTCTGCTGCTGTTTAGAATTTCGCTGCCATATATTATCCCAcctgaaataaaagtaataactCAGCAAGAACTGAATTGTAAGCGGTGTATGCACATATCACCTATGGATCTTACTAACTCACCTGATAGTGGTATTGGTGTACTCTTCGAGACTATGTATCGGCGGTGTACCGCTGATACGTTCTTCGAGATGTCGAAGCCACTGGGTCAAAGAGCGTCTATCTTGACTAGTTATAGCTGGATGGATCAGAGTATAACTTAAGAGTTGTTGGGTTTGCTCGGTATATTGCCCTGTGGTTACACAGTGGCTCACTAATTCTGGTATCGCTACTAAGTAGGATTGTTTGCACTCTACGTTCCCAGGCCTTAATAATGGCAAGTGTGTTAAAAGTTGATTGATAGCAACTTCTGTTGACTCAGAGAGCAACGAGTTAATAAATGCTGCAACAACGTTTTTATTACATATCATGTGTCTATAAAATaaaccagggttgactaactggtggctcacaAGTCTCCAGTTAGTCAACCGTGAAATAAACAACACAAAGAAGGAAACAGCTCGATGAAACAAGAAAGCGAGCGATGGAGCGATTCAACGGCATGGAGGAATATACATCGCAATAGTCCTAACTAGCCAGTCGAATTCACGCCAGGTACAATCATAATAATTACCTGGATTATTGGCATTTAATTCCTGTGTGTCCAATTCAGAAACAGAGTGCAACGAATGCTGCACCGCTTGCGCAAGAAACCTTGCTTGAACTGCAGGAATGCGACGAAGTAAAGCATACAGAACAACAGTCTGCTCGCACTCGTTCCACTGCGAAAACACTCGCGTGAGTTCGCCTACTTGTTCACAGAACAGAGCACCCGGTGACCACTTCATTTTCGATAGTGTTTTATCGTCGAGgagcaaatattgaaagctCCAATCTCTTTCAAGTTACGTCAATTATGAGCTAATCGTATCCCAATGATAGTCGGATAGTAACGGGCATGTGCCAAGACTCTGCAGCAGAAGAAAAAATACATGCTTACTAATTTACTTactaatttataaattaaatttctttctatgCAAACATTCATTAACTTCGTCGTTGGTTCACAGAATACCTAACGTTTTCGCTAGGGATGGGATCAAATTCAATATGTACTCATGAATCCGAGTCAATACAAAAGTTCCACTTCATGGGATTCAAATACTACTCATAAGAGCTGGTGTTTCATTCCATATACTTCAAAAGTACTTGGGTTTTAGAAGCTGGTTTCGAACCTCAGAAAAAGTACCAGGAGAGTTCAAGAATGTACTTCTAAGTTCTTCAACGTTTGAAAGAGTCGAATATCgtaaaagtagtattcgaaccctgaaagacaaaaatctacatagctgagaattaccaatatcgtaccacttaagatgtttttctttgtatttcgtatttggtactagattgaacgcaagttaatattggatattctagcttgatgttttaggtgtagtttttaattaaaaggtTCGAATCTATAAATAGTCAGGGTTCAATCATACTTGCAAGTACCGCTgacgtttctcaaagttcttATAGAGAGTTCAAACCTTTCTCGTCAAGGTTCGAGTCTACTTGAAAGTAGTGTTTTTTTTCCGAAGTACTCGCGAACTGTTCTAAACTATATAGTCAGATTCGAATCTACTTCCAATATACTTGATCCCACCACTAGTTTTCGCTTCaggtatgtatatttaaattaaatacataTTTGTGCGTTCTGTGGCAGATCGCTGCATACCTTCATTGAACTCTAGCGCAGACTGTATAATTATTCGTAAACAGAGTCAGATGCTTATTTTTTAGCGATAACGCGAAGAGTGCGCGTTAAACGAGTGTATCTACAACCAGTCACCAGATTTACCAAACTGTTTTCAGGATGAAATGCGTACTAGCAAATTACCATTACGTCTTttataaatcttaatatataaagcagaaagcttctatatgtttgtgtgtgttgtctgtcgcctaaaaaatttcgaacgataaactgggatcacaaaatgtgcctcagcttattatgcccgactaatccagatgaatgtgaccatttaaaaaaaaactaaaaaaaatttttttataaaatcggaatctaaatttcgggcgatgTAGTAAAGCTAGTCATTATATAATGAAAATCATCGTGATAAGGAGATATTATTGTTATACAAATATTTTCTTCGTATAAACTTTATTTATAAACAAAGCAGCAATGGttagtgaaaaatatatttaattgaatttttgttAGCAAACGAGCATTGCCCTAAATATTTGTGGCAAGTAGTAACTTTACTATGACTTTTTTCCAGAGTTAATCAAATATTATCCAGAATCAATAATGGATGCATCTGGAAAatgaagaaagaaaggaagaaaaaagaaccaactGATTGATTGTTTAATCTGCAGACGAAATAATGAAAGACCTAATCTAGTTAAACTAGTTGATTGATATTTATAATAGGGACCCGGAACGGAACAGAAACGAAAACGATAaacgaaaagaacgaaatatttttccggaacagaaacagaaacgaaacgaaattattaaccCTGTTGCGGGAGTGAAAACGATATcaccgaaataaaaattcagactAATAACGTTCTGTACACTTCAggttagaaaatttaaattaagcGCGCCCCTTATTTTCGTCATGTTTCGTGTCGGTAAAAAAGGTTGCcggtaaaaaaaaagagtcTGAACCCTGATAGGGCTGGCTGCGATGCTGGGAGAGGCGTTAGGAGTCTTGCCCTCGTGGACACGGCTTACAACCGAAGCATCAaaactctaaatttttttccataagacataatatataatattctataatacataactataacgtataatattttataatataagtaccaaaggcaataaaattgttaaaataagtttatacgagatttttttataaacgaaataaccggttcggaacaaattttgtttttc
The nucleotide sequence above comes from Andrena cerasifolii isolate SP2316 chromosome 2, iyAndCera1_principal, whole genome shotgun sequence. Encoded proteins:
- the Smg gene encoding sterile alpha motif domain containing protein 4 smaug isoform X1, which produces MKWSPGALFCEQVGELTRVFSQWNECEQTVVLYALLRRIPAVQARFLAQAVQHSLHSVSELDTQELNANNPAFINSLLSESTEVAINQLLTHLPLLRPGNVECKQSYLVAIPELVSHCVTTGQYTEQTQQLLSYTLIHPAITSQDRRSLTQWLRHLEERISGTPPIHSLEEYTNTTIRWDNIWQRNSKQQQNEQTNLFGTQPGTAFNLQFPPPLTRQRRSNSLTPPVAASHHLEVVDRSNNANCTTRHKSRSFSVSGDHTSNLIGLGPLSPQSSCASSGSEGRLDEASNRSLASGMRDVPAWLKTLRLHKYSYLFVTLSYEEMLQLTEEQLAEQGVTKGARHKLALSIAKLQQRYTTLLNLEKDLLQPTRDNNTQSASFLQGPTVLVNTIDELKTILATPMKPSQENDLQDIPAQFTKVLGKLCSRLALESVDDGILCACINILEKVLQHDCFTPNQKEKVQQWRSRLGNPRPTPKWQHNYGYNNRRYCNPQQHNRKPSLNLGHIHNSHPQNNSFVVSTHRNSISTPYLQNNQNQSVNQNNTLRPVHATEKRPSLQESSLQQLQRTLQRTYSAPRDHFLGQTGNNTSETTEPEINSRLESLCLRMTEQAIGGFGEA
- the Smg gene encoding sterile alpha motif domain containing protein 4 smaug isoform X2, with translation MKWSPGALFCEQVGELTRVFSQWNECEQTVVLYALLRRIPAVQARFLAQAVQHSLHSVSELDTQELNANNPAFINSLLSESTEVAINQLLTHLPLLRPGNVECKQSYLVAIPELVSHCVTTGQYTEQTQQLLSYTLIHPAITSQDRRSLTQWLRHLEERISGTPPIHSLEEYTNTTIRWDNIWQRNSKQQQNEQTNLFGTQPGTAFNLQFPPPLTRQRRSNSLTPPVAASHHLEVVDRSNNANCTTRHKSRSFSVSGDHTSNLIGLGPLSPQSSCASSGSEGRLDEASNRSLASGMRDVPAWLKTLRLHKYSYLFVTLSYEEMLQLTEEQLAEQGVTKGARHKLALSIAKLQQRYTTLLNLEKDLLQPTRDNNTQSASFLQGPTVLVNTIDELKTILATPMKPSQENDLQDIPAQFTKVLGKLCSRLALESVDDGILCACINILEKVLQHDCFTPNQKEKVQQWRSRLGNPRPTPKWQHNYGYNNRRYCNPQQHNRKPSLNLGHIHNSHPQNNSFVVSTHRNSISTPYLQNNQNQSVNQNNTLRPVHATEKRPSLQESSLQLQRTLQRTYSAPRDHFLGQTGNNTSETTEPEINSRLESLCLRMTEQAIGGFGEA